GTCCCATATATTTTTCGTGTCCACAAATTTGTAAAACAGAGTCAGCACTAGTATAAACTATCATATCCCCAGTAGCTATCTCATGTTCTCCATACTCATCAAGTATCTCTGTTCCACTAGCAGATTTATTTCCTACAACTTTACGTCCACATCTTTTTTCAAGTTCATCAATTAACTCCTTTGGAAAACCAGTATCAGTAAAAGTTTTAAAAGGAGTTTGAATATTTAATCCCATCATCTCCCAATGTCCTGTCATAGTATCCTTACCTACACTAGTCTCATTTAAAGCAGCAAAATATCCCAATGGATTTTCTACTGGAGCTACATGTTGAATTGAGTGTAAATTAGCAATTCCTAATTTTTGTAAATTTGGAATATTAAGAGAAGATACAGATTTTGCAATATTACCAAGAGTATCTACTCCATTATCCCCATACTTATTAGAATCTTTCATAGCACCTATTCCTAAAGAATCTAATACTATAGTAAAAATTCTTCTATATTTTTTCATATTTTTCTCCTTCTAGTCAACAAAAGTTTCTAAAGCTATTTCCATCATTTTAGTAAAAGCTGTTTGTCTCTCTTCTGGAGTTGTTACTTTGTGAGAAGTAAATGAATCTGAAATTGTTAATAAACAAGCTGCTTTTTTACCTAAAACTTTAGCATTATGGAATAAAGCAAAACTTTCCATCTCTACACAAGTACATCCATGTTTAACAAAGTGTTCTTTATAGCTATCTACATTTGGCTCAGTATAAAATACATCACTTGAGTGAATTTTCTCTACATGTAAAGGAATTCCTAATCTCTTAGCAGTTGCTATAATTTTTTCATTTAATTCCTTATCAGGATAAGTAGTATCACTTTCATATCCATTTTGAGTATGAGCAAAAGTTGATTGGCTCCAAGCTGAATCAGCTAAAACAACATCATACACATCTAATTTATCAACATAAGCACCTGCTGATCCTACACGAATAATGCTCTCTACTCCATAAACATTGAATAATTCATATGAATAAATTCCTATTGATGGCATTCCCATTCCAGAAGCCATAACAGTGATTTCTTTTCCTTTATATGTTCCTGTATAAGCAAGCATATTTCTTACTGAGTTAACTTGTTTAATATCTTTTAAAAATGTCTCAGCAATAAATTTAGCTCTTAATGGATCTCCAGGCATTAAAACATATTTTGCTATTTCTCCTATTTTTGCATTATTATGTGGTGTCATATTAAATCCTCCTATTATTTTAAATCTTCACTCGTAAAAGAATATGGTAAAAGGTCTGCAATTGTTGTTACCATAGCTTTTAAATCTGTATTGGCTATAACTATTGGTGTATCTTTTTTAAGAAGTTCTACCATCACTTGTCTACAAGCTCCACAAGGACTTCCTAAAGTATTTCCTCTTGTAACTAATGCCATAGACTCAATATCTTCCTGTCTATATCCTAAAGAATATACATGAAACAGAGCACTTCTCTCTGCACAATTTGTAAGTCCATAAGAAGCATTTTCTATATTAGCACCAACATGATACTTTCCATCTTTAGTTTTTACACAAGCACCAACATGATATTTAGAATATGGAGCATAAGCTTTTTCCATTACTTCAAAAGCTCTATCTAGTATATCTTTATATTGTTCAAATATTTGCATAATGACCTCCTTGTATAAAAGTTGAGGTTAAGAAACTTAACCTCACTTCTATTATAACATATTTTTATATAATTGTTATAAATCCTACTATCATTGCACTTAAAAGGCTTACACTAAATCCACCAATCATAGCTTTAAAAGCAAGTCTAGCAAGAACGTTTCTCTTTTCAGGACAAAGAATTGATATACCAGATATACAGATTCCCATACTTGAAATATTAGCAAATCCAGCCATTGCAATACTTAACATAAGCCCTGTTCTATAATCAAGTGAAGCTATACGTTGTCCTAAATTTTGGAAAGCAACAAATTCATTTAAAACAAGTTTAAATCCTAATAACTCTCCTGCATAGAAAATATTGTCTCCCTCTAATCCCATAAAAAATCCAAAAGGTGAAAAGATATATGAGAAGATTTTTTCTAAGCTCATTCCAAAACTTCCTAATACTCCATTTAATAGTGAAACTATTGAAATAAAAGCTACTAATGAAGCTGCTATTGCTATAACTGCTTGAATACCATTAACTGCTCCTTCTGTAACAGCGGAAATGATATTTTCATGGTGTCCTTTTCTATCCATACTTACATCTTCAATAACTTTAGCATGCTCAACTTCTGGTAAAAGAATTTTTGAAATAGCTATACTTCCAAAAGGAACTAATGCTGAAGCAGTAAGTAAATATTCCATAGGAATACCTAAAGCTGTATATCCTCCTATAATAGTAGCAGACATACTTCCCATTCCAGATACTAGAACAACCATAATCTCACTTTGTGTCATTTTTCCTAAATATTTACTAACAAGTATAGGACTTTCAGTTTGTCCTAAAAACATATTTGCAACTGCAACAAAGCTTTCTACCTGTGTAGTACCTAATATTTTTCCAACTATTTTTCCAATAACTTTAACTATAGCTCCTAATATTCCTAAATAGAAAAGTGCAGCAACAAAAGCTGATAGAAATATAATATTTCCTAAAGCTCCTATTATAAAGATAAATCCTGTTGCTTGGCTTGGATCAGCAAGACTACCAAAAACAAAAGATAATCCACTAAATCCATAGCTTAATATTTTTGTAACTACATCTGATATTTTAGATACAACTATTCTACCAAATGGAAATTTTACTAAAAATAAAGCAATAATAAATTGAACTAAAACGGCTTTAATTACTATTGAAGCTTTTATCTCTTTTTTATGCGAAGAAAAAAGATACATTAAACCTAATAATAACACTATACCTACTAAAATAATAATTCCTTTCATGAATCCTCCATTATTTATTTTTAATTTATAAAATTCCAGCCTCTTTATCTTGTTTTATAAGGTTACGAATTGCTTGAACAGTTACTTCAATTGCTGCTTCAGTATCATGTATTACTGGATTTTCTAATCCTAGTTTTTCTCTTTCTTGATTTGCTACAACTAAGAAAGAAGATCCTACACGAACTCTTAAATAGTCTCCAACTACAAATAGAGCTGCTGATTCCATTTCAGAAGCTTTACATCCTAAACGAATCCAAGCATTCCATTTATTAATTAATTCATAATCTACTGGTTTTGTTTCTGGCTCATGTTGTCCATAGAAAGCATCTTTACATTGAACTATTCCTACATGATATTTCTTATTTAGTTCTTTTGCTGCTTGAACTAAGGCATTTGTTATATCAAGATTTGCAACTGCTGGGAATTCAATTGGAGCATACTCTTTACTTGTTCCTTCCATACGAATAGCACCAGTAGCAATTACTAAATCTCCTCCCATTATTTCAGTTTGCATTCCTCCACAAGTTCCAACTCTTAAAAATGTATCTGCCCCAGCTTTTACAAGTTCTTCTAAGGCTATTGAAGCTGAAGGTCCTCCTATACCTGTAGAAGTTACACTAACTTTTACTCCATCTAAATAACCAGTATATGTTACATATTCTCTACTATCAGCTATAAGTTTTGCATCATCAAAATGTCTAGCTATTTTTTCACAACGCTTAGGATCTCCTGGTAAAATTACATATTTACCAACATCTCCTTTTCTTAATCCTATATGATATTGTAATCCTTCTTCAGCATATTTCATGATTTATACCTCCTAAACAATTTTTTTGATGTCTATCAAGTTGTATATTTTATAACTAAAATATATCATATCTATATAAAAGTGTCAATTAATAAATTATTTTTTTTGTATAATTTCATGTCTAAATTTTGTGACAAATTTATCATATTAAAAATAAAGTAAATTAAATTTATTAAGATTAAATTAGTATAAAATATTTATTTTTTTTTAAATATATGCTAAAATGAAATGAAGAAAGATATATAATTATACTTAAATATGTACTAAGAATACTTAGGAGGAATTTTATGAAAAATAAATTAGCTATATTAGGGGCTTTAGTTGTTCTTGGACAAAATCTAATTGCTGGTGAAATTGGTATTGGTTATGGAGTTACAACACCTATCTATCATAACGATAAAAATAGTTATGTTCTTCCAATTATAAATTTAGAATATGATAATTTTTTTGTAACTGGAGCTAGTAGATATGGACTTTCTTTAGGATACAAACTTCTTGAAGAAGATAATTATGTTCTATCTCTTTATGGTATGCCTTTTGGAGGATATGAACTTAAAAATAGTGATATGAAAGATGGATATAAAGGAATTGAAGATAGAGATACATATATTATGGGTGGAGCTGAATTGACTTACTATCCTGGAATATATAATCTTAAAACAGCTTTAGCAGCAGAATATGGAGAAAAAGGAGGACATTTTAGTTTAAAAGTTAGTAGACCTTATCAAGTTTCTAGCAAATTAACTTTAGTTCCTTCATTAAATTATGTATACTATGACTCAAATTTTATGGATTATTATTTTGGAATTGATTCTAACGAAATAAATAATGATAAAATAAGAGAAACATACAGTCCAAATAGTGGTCATAGAGTTGAGTTTGGAATTTTAGGAAATTACAGAATAAACGATGCTTTTTCTTTAATGGGATTCACAGGAGTAACAAAACTATCTAGTGAAATTTCAGATTCTCCAATTGTTGATAATGATTTAATTTACATATTTGGTACTGGAATTATCTACACATTTTAATTTAAAATAATTTGAAAAGATTTAAAGAAGAAATTTTTAACTATAATTATAAAAATTATATAATTTTATTATAGTAAAATTTTCTTCTTTTTTCTTTGAATATATTTTTAAAATTTATTAATTTTTTCTATAAGCTTCTATTTTTCTACAATTAAAATTTAAAGAAATT
This genomic window from uncultured Fusobacterium sp. contains:
- a CDS encoding MipA/OmpV family protein; this translates as MKNKLAILGALVVLGQNLIAGEIGIGYGVTTPIYHNDKNSYVLPIINLEYDNFFVTGASRYGLSLGYKLLEEDNYVLSLYGMPFGGYELKNSDMKDGYKGIEDRDTYIMGGAELTYYPGIYNLKTALAAEYGEKGGHFSLKVSRPYQVSSKLTLVPSLNYVYYDSNFMDYYFGIDSNEINNDKIRETYSPNSGHRVEFGILGNYRINDAFSLMGFTGVTKLSSEISDSPIVDNDLIYIFGTGIIYTF
- the udp gene encoding uridine phosphorylase, producing the protein MKYAEEGLQYHIGLRKGDVGKYVILPGDPKRCEKIARHFDDAKLIADSREYVTYTGYLDGVKVSVTSTGIGGPSASIALEELVKAGADTFLRVGTCGGMQTEIMGGDLVIATGAIRMEGTSKEYAPIEFPAVANLDITNALVQAAKELNKKYHVGIVQCKDAFYGQHEPETKPVDYELINKWNAWIRLGCKASEMESAALFVVGDYLRVRVGSSFLVVANQEREKLGLENPVIHDTEAAIEVTVQAIRNLIKQDKEAGIL
- a CDS encoding nucleoside transporter C-terminal domain-containing protein, encoding MKGIIILVGIVLLLGLMYLFSSHKKEIKASIVIKAVLVQFIIALFLVKFPFGRIVVSKISDVVTKILSYGFSGLSFVFGSLADPSQATGFIFIIGALGNIIFLSAFVAALFYLGILGAIVKVIGKIVGKILGTTQVESFVAVANMFLGQTESPILVSKYLGKMTQSEIMVVLVSGMGSMSATIIGGYTALGIPMEYLLTASALVPFGSIAISKILLPEVEHAKVIEDVSMDRKGHHENIISAVTEGAVNGIQAVIAIAASLVAFISIVSLLNGVLGSFGMSLEKIFSYIFSPFGFFMGLEGDNIFYAGELLGFKLVLNEFVAFQNLGQRIASLDYRTGLMLSIAMAGFANISSMGICISGISILCPEKRNVLARLAFKAMIGGFSVSLLSAMIVGFITII
- the deoD gene encoding purine-nucleoside phosphorylase, with protein sequence MTPHNNAKIGEIAKYVLMPGDPLRAKFIAETFLKDIKQVNSVRNMLAYTGTYKGKEITVMASGMGMPSIGIYSYELFNVYGVESIIRVGSAGAYVDKLDVYDVVLADSAWSQSTFAHTQNGYESDTTYPDKELNEKIIATAKRLGIPLHVEKIHSSDVFYTEPNVDSYKEHFVKHGCTCVEMESFALFHNAKVLGKKAACLLTISDSFTSHKVTTPEERQTAFTKMMEIALETFVD
- the cdd gene encoding cytidine deaminase, with product MQIFEQYKDILDRAFEVMEKAYAPYSKYHVGACVKTKDGKYHVGANIENASYGLTNCAERSALFHVYSLGYRQEDIESMALVTRGNTLGSPCGACRQVMVELLKKDTPIVIANTDLKAMVTTIADLLPYSFTSEDLK